A genomic segment from Candidatus Poribacteria bacterium encodes:
- the purH gene encoding bifunctional phosphoribosylaminoimidazolecarboxamide formyltransferase/IMP cyclohydrolase: MTKIERALISVYDKTNLLDIANALAQRGVEILSTGGTARHLRDAGIDILDVSDYTGFPEMLDGRVKTLHPKIHGGLLADWDNPEHNSQAAAHGITSIDMVICNLYPFEATVAQPNVTLPEAIENIDIGGPTMIRAAAKNYRHVAVLTMASQYSEIIADLDENDGCLSEERRFELANAAFAHTAHYDTAIAAYLVDVDSQSDGFATDLTLRFKKERTLRYGENPHQRAAFYKTEASPGAAAAWANQLSGQSLSFNNLLDLEAALEIVKDFETPACAIIKHNNPCGLATADNLQDAFANALECDRTSAFGSIVGLNRKVTLQTANIIREAANAGVKIDAIIAPSYTEKALRALSRVKRRPILEAGSLSTTEPILQIRNITGGVLVQDPDVHDLEANDLVVATSRAPTEEEIKSLLFAWKACKHVKSNCILLANGTQSVGIGAGQMSRVDAAIIAIRKAGEKAKGAVLASDAYFPFPDGVEIAGEAGISAIIQPGGSVNDAPVIETADAYGIAMVLTGVRHFRH, encoded by the coding sequence ATGACAAAAATAGAACGCGCTTTAATCAGCGTCTACGACAAAACGAACCTTTTAGATATAGCCAATGCTCTTGCACAACGCGGTGTGGAAATTCTCTCTACCGGCGGCACAGCCAGACACCTGCGAGATGCTGGAATTGACATCCTTGATGTTTCTGACTACACTGGCTTTCCTGAAATGCTGGATGGTAGAGTCAAAACGCTCCATCCCAAAATTCATGGTGGACTCCTTGCGGATTGGGATAACCCTGAGCACAATTCCCAAGCGGCGGCACACGGCATTACCTCCATTGACATGGTGATATGTAATTTGTATCCATTTGAGGCGACCGTCGCTCAGCCTAACGTGACGCTTCCCGAAGCGATTGAAAACATCGACATCGGGGGGCCGACGATGATTCGTGCCGCAGCGAAAAATTATCGGCATGTCGCTGTCCTCACAATGGCGAGTCAATACTCCGAAATTATCGCCGATTTGGATGAAAATGATGGATGTCTTTCGGAAGAGAGGCGATTTGAGTTAGCGAATGCAGCTTTTGCCCATACCGCGCACTATGACACCGCAATCGCTGCCTACCTCGTTGACGTAGATTCACAATCAGATGGATTTGCCACTGACCTGACACTCCGTTTCAAGAAGGAGCGCACACTCCGTTATGGCGAAAACCCACATCAACGCGCCGCTTTCTACAAAACTGAAGCCAGTCCAGGCGCAGCCGCTGCATGGGCAAACCAACTCAGTGGACAATCGCTCTCCTTCAATAACCTCCTCGATTTAGAAGCCGCTTTAGAGATCGTCAAGGACTTCGAGACTCCTGCTTGTGCGATTATCAAACACAATAACCCGTGTGGGCTTGCGACGGCAGACAACCTGCAAGATGCCTTCGCGAACGCATTGGAATGCGATCGGACTTCCGCTTTCGGTTCGATTGTCGGGTTAAATCGCAAGGTGACACTCCAGACCGCAAACATCATTCGCGAAGCTGCAAATGCAGGTGTGAAGATTGACGCAATTATCGCACCGAGTTATACCGAAAAGGCGCTGCGAGCTTTGTCTCGTGTTAAACGCCGACCGATTCTCGAAGCTGGATCGCTATCGACAACGGAACCTATCTTGCAGATTCGCAATATTACCGGTGGTGTACTCGTCCAAGACCCGGATGTTCATGACTTAGAGGCTAACGATTTAGTGGTCGCGACCTCCCGTGCGCCAACGGAAGAGGAAATAAAATCTCTCCTTTTTGCGTGGAAGGCGTGTAAACATGTCAAATCGAATTGCATCCTGCTTGCTAACGGCACACAAAGCGTTGGTATCGGAGCAGGACAGATGAGTCGCGTGGATGCCGCGATCATCGCTATCCGAAAGGCGGGTGAAAAGGCGAAGGGAGCAGTGTTAGCCTCGGATGCCTATTTCCCATTCCCCGATGGTGTTGAAATCGCCGGTGAGGCGGGTATCAGTGCTATTATTCAGCCCGGTGGTTCTGTCAATGATGCCCCTGTCATTGAAACAGCAGACGCTTACGGCATAGCAATGGTGCTGACGGGTGTACGCCATTTCAGGCATTAG